The following proteins are co-located in the Puniceicoccus vermicola genome:
- the rpoC gene encoding DNA-directed RNA polymerase subunit beta': MSMEEKGGSFSAEPEELYNSVSIAIASPDSIREWSSGEVRNPETINYRTFKPEPGGLFCQRIFGPVRDYECGCGKYKGIKYKDTVCERCGVEVTVSRVRRERMGHIDLAVPVTHIWFLKSMPSRLGLLLDMTARSLERVVYYENYMVTDPGRTPLELKQLLTEQEYLQAQDEYGEDAFVAKMGAEAVHEVLGTMDLEPLVDELHEQMHATRSKQIKKKLSKRLKVIQGFIESKSEPGWMVLQVLPVIPPDLRPLVPLEGGRFATSDLNDLYRRVINRNNRLRNLLQLKTPDVIIHNEKRMLQEAVDALFDNGRHGRAVTGAGNRPLKSLSDMLKGKQGRFRQNLLGKRVDYSGRSVIVIGPELKLNQCGLPKKMALVLFEPFIIRRLKELGFVHTVRGARKMIEKRSPEVWDILEEVTKGHPVLLNRAPTLHRLSIQAFEPTLIEGDAIRVHPLVCTAYNADFDGDQMAVHVPLSIEAVMEAKMLMMATNNIFSPSSGKPILTPSQDIVLGSYYLSMEPKNPPAEGVHVPLMGSIDEVMVAEAEHVLKKHDWIDIRNPDYGKKTTFGKPEKKILRTTVGRVIFNTIWPDEVGFYNELAPKGKLGDLILATYRVTGQEETIRTLDRLKEVGFKTATRAGISIGIDDMIIPPSKPKMISEARKQIDGVEKQYRKGQLTPGERYNKIIAIWSKLTDDIAEAVYTGLEANSTVDKVNPVYLMMHSGARGNKQQVRQLCGQRGLMAKPSGDIIERPILSSFREGLTVLEYFISTHGARKGLADTALKTADAGYLTRKLCDVAMDCITTCDDDGNRNGIWKRAIMDGDETIVGLAERIVGRTSADDVPNPTEPSEILVKGGEQISESVGKKIETLGIERIKILSPLTTRQRDGITAREYGINPASSRTVDIGTAVGIIAAQSIGEPGTQLTMRTFHIGGIASQVLRDPKIVIRKGGKVNYSEDLRKVETADGRYVVLNKTGTISITDANDKELENYKIPVGSILFVTDGEEAEPGTLLAAWDPHSVPILSEKGGKIGFRDMIPGVTIKREQDPESQGITNVVIEHKEDLNPQVLILDESDKEIATYAIPVGAQIVVEEGDDVDRGGWLAKTPRQASKTQDITGGLPRVAELFEARRPKEAADMAKIDGRVVISGTVRGKRRLFVTKMNPDDVANNGITKDDEETEEHLIPHGKHLIVQPGDYVTKGQHLTEGAADPHEMLEILGPNAVQEYLLTEIQKVYRLQGVTINDKHIEVILSQMLRKVRITDPGDSEFFWGEQIDRFTFMEENERLEEAGGKPAEAEPVLLGITKASIETESFISAASFQETTRVLTDAATLGKSDDLKGFKENVIMGNLIPAGSGLPAYRHLRIDTLGLEAEAEPTEEETSEQAV; the protein is encoded by the coding sequence ATGAGTATGGAAGAAAAAGGCGGAAGCTTTTCCGCCGAACCCGAGGAACTTTACAACAGCGTCTCGATTGCGATCGCTTCGCCCGACTCGATCCGTGAATGGAGTAGCGGGGAAGTCCGGAACCCGGAAACGATCAACTACCGAACCTTCAAACCCGAGCCCGGCGGTCTTTTCTGCCAGCGCATTTTCGGGCCGGTTCGGGACTACGAGTGCGGCTGCGGAAAGTACAAGGGAATTAAATACAAGGATACCGTCTGCGAACGCTGCGGTGTCGAAGTTACAGTCTCCCGCGTCCGCCGTGAGCGTATGGGTCACATCGACCTCGCGGTTCCGGTTACGCATATCTGGTTCCTGAAGAGCATGCCGAGTCGCCTCGGTCTGCTTCTCGACATGACCGCACGCAGCCTCGAGCGCGTCGTTTATTACGAGAACTACATGGTGACCGATCCCGGTCGCACTCCTCTCGAGTTGAAGCAGTTGCTCACCGAGCAGGAATACCTTCAGGCTCAGGACGAGTACGGGGAAGATGCATTCGTCGCCAAGATGGGTGCGGAGGCCGTTCACGAAGTTCTCGGCACGATGGATCTCGAGCCTCTCGTGGACGAACTCCACGAGCAGATGCACGCCACCCGTTCGAAGCAGATCAAGAAGAAGCTCTCCAAGCGCCTCAAGGTGATCCAAGGCTTCATCGAGTCGAAGTCTGAGCCGGGCTGGATGGTTCTCCAAGTTCTGCCGGTCATTCCGCCAGACCTCCGTCCTCTCGTTCCTTTGGAAGGTGGCCGCTTTGCGACTTCCGACCTGAACGACCTCTACCGTCGTGTGATCAACCGGAACAACCGTCTGCGGAACCTTCTGCAGCTCAAGACTCCGGACGTCATCATCCACAATGAGAAGCGCATGCTGCAGGAAGCTGTAGACGCTCTCTTTGATAACGGTCGTCATGGCCGCGCCGTGACCGGTGCAGGAAATCGTCCCCTCAAGTCCCTGAGTGATATGCTCAAGGGGAAGCAGGGTCGTTTCCGTCAGAACCTTCTCGGTAAGCGCGTCGACTACTCCGGTCGTTCGGTTATCGTCATCGGTCCTGAGCTCAAGCTCAACCAGTGCGGTCTGCCGAAGAAGATGGCTCTCGTCCTCTTCGAACCATTCATCATTCGTCGTCTGAAGGAACTCGGCTTCGTCCACACCGTCCGCGGTGCTCGGAAGATGATCGAGAAACGTTCCCCCGAAGTGTGGGACATTCTGGAAGAGGTGACCAAGGGCCATCCGGTGCTCCTCAACCGTGCGCCGACCCTTCACCGCCTTTCGATTCAAGCCTTCGAGCCGACTCTGATTGAAGGGGATGCCATCCGCGTTCACCCGCTCGTCTGCACGGCTTACAACGCCGACTTCGACGGGGACCAAATGGCCGTCCACGTGCCGCTCTCGATTGAGGCGGTCATGGAAGCCAAGATGCTGATGATGGCGACGAACAACATCTTCTCGCCCTCGAGTGGTAAGCCGATTCTCACGCCGTCTCAGGACATCGTGCTCGGTTCCTACTACCTCAGCATGGAGCCGAAGAATCCGCCGGCTGAAGGCGTTCATGTTCCCCTCATGGGAAGCATTGACGAAGTCATGGTCGCGGAGGCAGAGCACGTTCTCAAGAAGCATGACTGGATCGACATCCGGAACCCAGACTACGGGAAGAAGACCACCTTCGGGAAGCCAGAGAAGAAGATTCTCCGCACCACCGTTGGTCGTGTGATCTTCAACACCATCTGGCCGGACGAAGTTGGTTTCTACAACGAACTGGCCCCGAAGGGTAAGCTCGGCGACCTCATTCTCGCGACCTACCGGGTCACCGGACAGGAAGAGACGATTCGTACTCTCGACCGCCTGAAGGAAGTTGGTTTCAAGACCGCGACTCGCGCCGGGATCTCGATCGGGATCGACGATATGATCATTCCGCCTTCGAAGCCGAAGATGATTTCGGAAGCGCGCAAGCAGATCGACGGAGTGGAAAAGCAGTACCGCAAGGGGCAGCTGACTCCGGGTGAGCGATACAATAAGATCATCGCGATCTGGTCGAAGCTCACCGACGATATTGCTGAAGCGGTTTACACCGGTCTCGAAGCGAACTCGACGGTCGATAAGGTCAATCCGGTTTATCTCATGATGCACTCCGGTGCTCGTGGTAATAAGCAGCAGGTTCGTCAGCTTTGCGGTCAACGCGGACTGATGGCCAAGCCGTCCGGTGATATTATCGAACGCCCGATTCTTTCTTCGTTCCGCGAAGGTCTGACCGTTCTTGAATACTTCATCTCCACTCACGGTGCTCGTAAGGGATTGGCCGATACCGCGCTTAAGACTGCGGATGCGGGTTACCTTACCCGTAAGCTCTGTGACGTGGCCATGGATTGCATCACCACCTGCGACGACGACGGAAACCGTAACGGGATCTGGAAGCGCGCGATCATGGATGGTGACGAAACCATTGTTGGCCTGGCCGAACGAATTGTCGGACGGACTTCTGCGGACGACGTGCCGAACCCAACCGAGCCTTCTGAGATCCTCGTCAAAGGCGGCGAGCAGATCAGCGAATCGGTGGGTAAGAAAATCGAGACCCTCGGCATCGAGCGGATCAAGATTCTCTCCCCGTTGACGACTCGTCAGCGTGATGGGATCACCGCCCGCGAATACGGAATCAACCCGGCCTCCAGCCGCACCGTTGATATCGGAACCGCTGTCGGGATTATCGCCGCTCAGTCGATTGGTGAGCCGGGCACCCAGCTGACCATGCGTACCTTCCACATCGGAGGGATCGCCAGCCAGGTTCTCCGCGATCCGAAGATCGTCATCCGTAAGGGAGGTAAAGTGAACTACTCGGAAGATCTCCGCAAGGTGGAGACGGCCGACGGACGTTACGTTGTTCTCAACAAGACGGGTACGATCAGCATCACCGATGCGAACGACAAGGAGCTGGAAAACTACAAGATTCCAGTCGGTTCGATTCTCTTCGTTACTGACGGAGAAGAAGCCGAGCCCGGCACACTCCTTGCCGCATGGGATCCGCACAGTGTTCCGATTCTCTCTGAAAAGGGAGGAAAGATCGGCTTCCGCGACATGATTCCAGGGGTCACCATTAAGCGTGAGCAGGATCCTGAGTCGCAGGGGATTACCAACGTGGTCATCGAGCACAAGGAAGACTTGAATCCTCAAGTTTTGATCCTCGACGAGAGCGACAAGGAAATCGCTACCTATGCGATTCCGGTCGGTGCTCAGATCGTGGTCGAAGAAGGGGACGACGTCGACCGTGGTGGATGGCTCGCCAAGACTCCGCGTCAGGCCTCCAAGACGCAGGACATTACCGGGGGTCTTCCCCGCGTGGCCGAGCTCTTTGAAGCCCGCCGTCCGAAGGAAGCCGCTGACATGGCGAAGATCGACGGTCGCGTCGTGATTTCGGGAACGGTTCGCGGCAAGCGCCGCCTCTTCGTGACCAAGATGAATCCGGATGATGTCGCCAACAACGGCATCACCAAGGATGACGAGGAAACCGAAGAACACCTCATCCCGCACGGCAAGCACCTCATCGTGCAGCCCGGGGACTACGTGACCAAGGGGCAGCACCTCACTGAAGGCGCCGCCGATCCGCACGAAATGCTCGAGATTCTCGGACCGAACGCCGTTCAGGAATACCTCCTGACCGAAATTCAGAAGGTCTATCGTCTCCAGGGTGTGACCATTAACGACAAGCACATCGAAGTGATCCTCTCTCAGATGCTGAGGAAGGTCCGGATCACCGATCCGGGTGACTCCGAGTTCTTCTGGGGTGAGCAAATCGATCGCTTCACGTTCATGGAAGAAAACGAGCGCTTGGAAGAAGCCGGTGGTAAGCCTGCGGAAGCCGAGCCCGTTCTCCTCGGTATTACCAAGGCCTCGATCGAAACCGAAAGTTTCATCTCGGCTGCATCCTTCCAGGAAACGACTCGCGTTCTCACCGACGCTGCCACCCTCGGCAAGTCCGACGATCTCAAGGGATTCAAGGAAAACGTCATCATGGGGAATCTGATCCCCGCCGGTTCCGGTCTCCCTGCCTATCGTCACCTGAGGATCGATACCTTGGGCCTCGAAGCCGAAGCGGAACCGACCGAGGAAGAGACCAGCGAACAAGCGGTCTAA
- the rpoB gene encoding DNA-directed RNA polymerase subunit beta, protein MSERINFGSLKEVIEPPNLIQNQIDSFTEFLQMEISPSQRKNVGLQSVFRDVFPIESYDARCMLDFSSYKLTEPKYSEIECLRDGVTYSVGLYVKFSLREEEQMKEEEIYMGELPMITTRGSFIINGAERVIVSQLHRSPGLCFEQAPHTSGKMLHSFRIIPDRGTWLEAQFDQNDLLYVYLDRRRRRRKFLITTLLRAMGYSSDFDILNLFYDLRELNVSEGLGMENVSNLILVEDIVDAERGVVLARAFEPLTKTTIRSFEKAGISKISVIDTTSDEGLIVRCLKKDPTRNEEEALKDIYKRLRPGEPPTTANAKALLKRLLQDPKRYDLGRVGRYKINQKLNLSTDLENRVVNVEDIVESTRYLIKLKRGDGYVDDIDHLGSRRVRTVGELLANQCRIGLARTERLVKERMTLLDQSVDSIMPQKLINPKALSTVIRDFFARSQLSQFMDQINPLAELTHKRRLSALGPGGLNRERAGFEVRDVHPSHYGRICPIETPEGPNIGLINSLSTYSKVNEFGFIETPFRVVKDGRVSDEVVYLNADQEEPHVIAQANSQLDDKGNFVGKVTCRFRDQILECEGDRVDYMDVSPKQVVSVAAGLIPFLEHDDANRALMGSNMQRQGVPLLQTEAPFVGTGIEGRVASDSKTVIRAEADGVIASVDARRIIITPDGEASSKLLRNPKSDINKGVYVYHLRKFLRSNAGTCFNQQPRVYKGQKVEPGSLLADGAATDQGDLAIGRNVLVAFMPWNGYNFEDAILLSEKMIKDDIFTSIHIEDFEVTARDTKLGPEEITYDIPNVGEEALRNLDHNGVIRVGAEVKPGDILVGKITPKSETELAPEEKLLRAIFGEKAADVKDSSLVVPSGVTGIVMDVKVSTRVEGETEKLSASDRNRQKKKINEDYKVQYERLREELTESLSNILLGEKIPLDVKNSETGDLIIPANRKITKTLLRKLAQVSKHIEIDPSPVRIKIMEIVKSFQTKFDEIEQDRDRRITAVEQGDDLEQGVIKSVKVYVATKRKIQVGDKMAGRHGNKGVVARIVPEEDMPFLPDGTPIEICLNPLGVPSRMNVGQVLETHLGWACKKLGIKVATPIFDGIPETKVRQYLRDAGLPESGKSILYDGQTCEQLDQQVVVGYIYMLKLNHLVAEKIHARAVGPYSLITQQPLGGKAQYGGQRFGEMEVWALEAYGAAYTLQELLTVKSDDVQGRTKIYESLVKGDRSLSAGTPQSFNVLMKEIQSLCLDVKRGKVTLSL, encoded by the coding sequence ATGTCAGAACGCATCAACTTCGGAAGCCTGAAAGAGGTCATTGAGCCACCCAATCTTATCCAGAACCAGATCGACTCGTTTACCGAGTTCCTGCAGATGGAAATTTCCCCGAGCCAACGGAAAAACGTTGGGCTCCAATCTGTATTTCGCGACGTCTTTCCGATCGAGAGCTACGACGCTCGTTGCATGCTCGACTTCTCGAGCTACAAGCTGACCGAGCCGAAATATTCCGAAATCGAATGCCTGCGTGACGGAGTTACTTACTCTGTAGGTCTCTACGTGAAGTTCTCGCTTCGCGAAGAGGAGCAGATGAAGGAAGAGGAAATCTACATGGGCGAGCTGCCCATGATTACCACCCGCGGAAGCTTCATCATCAATGGAGCGGAACGTGTGATCGTTTCCCAGCTTCACCGCTCGCCTGGCCTTTGCTTCGAGCAAGCACCACACACCAGCGGCAAAATGCTCCACTCCTTCCGGATTATCCCGGACCGGGGCACATGGCTGGAAGCGCAGTTCGACCAAAACGATCTGCTCTACGTTTACCTGGACCGTCGTCGCCGTCGCCGCAAGTTCCTCATCACTACGCTCCTGCGTGCGATGGGTTACAGCTCGGACTTCGACATCCTCAATCTTTTCTACGATCTCCGCGAGCTCAACGTATCCGAAGGGCTTGGCATGGAGAACGTCTCCAACCTCATCCTCGTCGAAGACATCGTCGATGCCGAGCGCGGAGTGGTTCTTGCGCGTGCTTTCGAGCCGCTGACCAAGACCACCATCCGTTCGTTCGAGAAGGCCGGAATCTCCAAGATCTCGGTCATCGACACAACTTCGGACGAAGGTCTGATTGTCCGCTGTCTGAAAAAGGATCCTACTCGTAACGAGGAGGAAGCCCTCAAGGACATCTACAAGCGCCTCCGCCCTGGTGAGCCTCCCACAACCGCCAACGCCAAGGCTCTCCTGAAGCGTCTATTGCAGGATCCGAAGCGCTACGACCTCGGTCGTGTGGGTCGCTACAAGATCAACCAGAAGCTCAACCTTTCCACCGACCTTGAAAATCGCGTGGTCAACGTTGAGGACATCGTCGAATCCACTCGCTACCTCATTAAGCTGAAGCGTGGCGATGGATACGTGGACGATATCGACCACCTCGGTAGCCGTCGTGTGCGTACGGTCGGCGAACTTCTCGCCAACCAGTGCCGTATCGGTCTTGCCCGCACGGAGCGTTTGGTCAAAGAGCGCATGACTCTTCTCGACCAAAGCGTCGACTCGATCATGCCGCAGAAGCTGATCAACCCGAAGGCTCTGAGCACGGTCATCCGTGATTTCTTTGCCCGGAGTCAGCTGTCTCAGTTCATGGACCAAATCAACCCGTTGGCGGAATTGACCCACAAGCGTCGTCTTTCCGCTCTCGGACCGGGAGGTCTGAATCGTGAACGCGCCGGGTTTGAAGTTCGAGACGTGCATCCGAGTCACTACGGCCGGATCTGCCCGATTGAGACTCCTGAAGGTCCGAACATTGGTCTGATCAACTCGCTCTCGACCTACTCGAAGGTCAACGAGTTCGGTTTCATCGAAACTCCTTTCCGCGTCGTCAAGGATGGCCGGGTCAGCGACGAAGTCGTTTACCTCAACGCCGACCAGGAAGAGCCGCACGTGATCGCTCAGGCGAACTCGCAGCTCGACGACAAAGGAAACTTTGTCGGGAAGGTCACTTGCCGATTCCGCGACCAGATCCTCGAGTGTGAGGGTGACCGCGTCGATTACATGGACGTGTCGCCGAAGCAGGTTGTCTCCGTGGCTGCGGGTCTGATCCCGTTCCTCGAGCACGACGATGCGAACCGCGCGCTCATGGGATCGAACATGCAACGTCAAGGGGTTCCGCTTTTGCAGACGGAAGCACCGTTTGTCGGAACTGGGATCGAAGGGCGCGTAGCCAGCGATTCCAAGACCGTCATTCGTGCCGAAGCTGATGGAGTCATCGCCTCGGTCGACGCCCGCCGGATCATCATCACTCCGGACGGCGAAGCGAGCAGCAAGCTCCTCCGCAATCCGAAGAGCGATATCAACAAGGGAGTTTACGTTTATCACCTGCGCAAGTTCCTCCGCTCGAACGCCGGAACTTGCTTCAACCAACAGCCCCGCGTTTACAAGGGTCAGAAAGTTGAGCCAGGTTCTCTCCTCGCCGACGGCGCCGCCACCGATCAAGGTGACCTCGCTATCGGACGTAACGTTCTCGTGGCCTTCATGCCGTGGAATGGTTACAACTTCGAGGACGCCATCCTTCTCAGTGAGAAGATGATCAAGGATGACATCTTCACCTCGATTCACATTGAGGACTTTGAAGTCACGGCTCGCGATACGAAGCTCGGACCGGAAGAAATCACCTACGACATTCCGAATGTCGGGGAAGAAGCTCTCCGCAACCTCGACCACAACGGTGTCATCCGGGTCGGTGCGGAAGTGAAGCCTGGTGACATTCTCGTCGGTAAGATCACTCCGAAAAGCGAAACCGAACTCGCTCCGGAAGAAAAACTCCTCCGCGCGATTTTCGGGGAGAAGGCTGCCGACGTGAAGGATTCTTCGCTCGTGGTTCCCTCCGGTGTGACCGGGATCGTCATGGACGTGAAGGTCTCGACCCGCGTCGAAGGCGAAACCGAGAAGCTCTCCGCTTCCGACCGCAACCGTCAGAAGAAGAAGATCAACGAAGACTACAAGGTTCAGTATGAGCGCCTGCGCGAAGAACTGACCGAGTCGCTTTCGAACATTCTTCTTGGGGAAAAGATTCCTCTCGACGTCAAGAACTCGGAAACCGGTGACCTCATCATCCCGGCAAACCGCAAGATCACCAAGACTCTTCTCCGGAAGCTGGCTCAGGTTTCGAAGCACATCGAAATCGATCCTTCGCCAGTGCGGATCAAGATCATGGAAATCGTCAAGAGCTTCCAGACGAAGTTCGACGAGATCGAGCAGGATCGTGATCGCCGCATCACCGCGGTCGAGCAGGGGGATGACCTCGAACAAGGCGTCATCAAGAGCGTCAAGGTTTACGTCGCCACCAAGCGTAAGATTCAGGTCGGGGACAAGATGGCCGGTCGTCACGGGAACAAGGGGGTTGTCGCCCGCATCGTTCCCGAGGAAGACATGCCGTTCCTTCCGGATGGAACGCCGATCGAAATCTGCCTGAATCCTCTCGGGGTTCCGAGTCGAATGAACGTGGGGCAGGTTCTCGAAACGCACCTCGGTTGGGCGTGTAAGAAGTTGGGCATTAAGGTCGCTACGCCGATTTTCGATGGTATTCCCGAGACCAAGGTTCGTCAGTATCTCCGCGATGCGGGGCTGCCGGAAAGTGGTAAGAGCATCCTCTACGACGGTCAGACCTGCGAACAACTCGACCAGCAAGTGGTTGTCGGCTACATCTACATGTTGAAGCTGAACCACCTTGTCGCTGAAAAGATTCACGCCCGTGCGGTGGGTCCCTACAGTCTCATTACCCAGCAGCCGTTGGGTGGTAAGGCTCAGTATGGTGGTCAGCGCTTCGGGGAAATGGAGGTCTGGGCTCTCGAAGCCTACGGTGCCGCCTACACGCTGCAGGAACTGCTGACCGTCAAGTCTGACGATGTCCAGGGCCGGACGAAGATCTACGAGTCACTCGTTAAGGGTGATCGCAGCCTCTCCGCCGGAACGCCGCAGTCCTTCAACGTTTTGATGAAGGAAATTCAGAGCCTCTGCCTCGACGTTAAGCGTGGCAAGGTAACCCTGTCGTTGTAA
- the rplL gene encoding 50S ribosomal protein L7/L12, protein MADITKEDVIEWLSSQTVLDIAGLVKELEEKWGVSAAAPVAVAAGGAAAADAPAEEEKDEFDVILADFGGNKIAVIKEIRAITGLGLKEAKELVEGAPKPVKEATTKDDAEEIKKKLEAAGAKVEVK, encoded by the coding sequence ATGGCAGATATCACAAAAGAAGACGTAATTGAATGGCTCAGCTCCCAGACGGTCCTCGACATCGCAGGTCTCGTTAAGGAACTGGAAGAAAAGTGGGGCGTTAGCGCTGCTGCTCCTGTCGCTGTAGCGGCTGGCGGAGCTGCTGCTGCCGATGCACCAGCCGAAGAAGAAAAGGATGAATTTGACGTCATCCTCGCCGACTTCGGTGGCAACAAGATTGCCGTCATTAAGGAAATTCGCGCAATCACCGGTCTCGGGCTCAAGGAAGCCAAGGAACTGGTCGAAGGCGCTCCCAAGCCTGTCAAGGAAGCCACCACGAAGGACGACGCGGAAGAGATCAAGAAGAAGCTCGAAGCCGCCGGTGCCAAGGTGGAGGTCAAATAA
- the rplJ gene encoding 50S ribosomal protein L10: MRPEKELLVRDVDQHLDKSDYVFLTNYERITVEETEALRESLAAENAEFHVVKNSILNLALRRREKPDLKDYLNGPTAIIVGGENPSGVAKVLKKFFKDKEKVEMKVGLLGDQAVETEGLLELADLPGLDELRAKFLSLLNTPAQRFVTVVNAVPQSVVNVLKAYADKGESN, encoded by the coding sequence ATGAGACCGGAAAAAGAACTTCTCGTTCGCGACGTCGACCAACACCTCGACAAGTCCGACTACGTTTTCCTGACCAACTACGAGCGCATCACCGTTGAAGAAACGGAAGCGCTCCGTGAATCACTCGCTGCTGAAAACGCCGAGTTCCACGTGGTCAAGAACAGCATTTTGAACCTGGCTCTTCGCCGCCGCGAAAAGCCGGACCTGAAGGATTACCTGAATGGCCCGACCGCCATTATCGTGGGTGGGGAAAACCCCTCCGGCGTGGCCAAGGTCCTGAAGAAATTCTTCAAGGACAAAGAAAAGGTGGAGATGAAAGTCGGCCTCCTCGGTGATCAAGCCGTGGAAACCGAAGGACTCCTCGAACTCGCCGACCTCCCCGGTCTGGACGAGCTCCGTGCGAAGTTCCTCTCGCTTCTCAACACTCCGGCACAACGCTTCGTTACCGTCGTCAACGCGGTTCCACAAAGCGTCGTCAATGTCCTCAAGGCCTACGCCGACAAAGGCGAGTCCAACTAA
- the rplA gene encoding 50S ribosomal protein L1 — protein sequence MATATRSKRYRKAAELTPEQEALELKDAVAVLQGLPKAAFDETVEVQARLFVDPKQSTQMVRGTVSLPHGSGKTVRVIAFTENPEEALAAGADEAGLAELIEKVQEGWMDFDVAVASTAAMKEVRKVARVLGPRGLMPNPKAGTVSDNLAEAIQAVKAGRVEFKMDKTANVAIVVGKRSFSAEQLAENATAAIEVLGRARPETLRGKFIRGLAISSTMSPSIKLSPSIYGNY from the coding sequence ATGGCAACAGCTACACGCAGCAAACGTTACCGCAAGGCAGCCGAACTCACTCCTGAGCAGGAAGCTCTCGAGCTGAAAGACGCCGTCGCGGTCCTTCAAGGACTTCCAAAAGCCGCCTTTGACGAGACGGTCGAAGTACAAGCCCGACTCTTCGTCGACCCGAAGCAAAGCACCCAAATGGTGCGTGGTACGGTCAGCCTTCCTCATGGGAGTGGTAAGACGGTCCGGGTGATTGCCTTCACGGAAAATCCTGAAGAAGCCCTCGCAGCTGGAGCTGACGAAGCCGGTCTGGCCGAACTGATCGAAAAGGTTCAGGAAGGTTGGATGGACTTCGACGTGGCGGTCGCCTCGACTGCTGCCATGAAGGAAGTTCGGAAAGTCGCCCGGGTTCTCGGACCGCGTGGTTTGATGCCGAACCCGAAGGCAGGAACCGTTTCTGATAACCTCGCCGAAGCCATTCAAGCGGTGAAGGCCGGACGTGTTGAGTTCAAAATGGACAAGACCGCCAATGTCGCGATCGTTGTCGGAAAGCGTTCCTTCTCGGCTGAGCAACTCGCCGAAAATGCCACCGCCGCCATCGAAGTCCTCGGACGCGCCCGTCCGGAGACCCTCCGTGGCAAGTTCATCCGTGGATTGGCCATCAGCTCGACGATGAGCCCGAGCATCAAGCTCTCGCCATCGATCTACGGTAACTACTGA
- the rplK gene encoding 50S ribosomal protein L11 → MSKKVIGEIRLQLPAGAANPAPPVGPALGAQGVNIMAFCKDFNARTKEQAGTVLPVVITVYADRSFSYILKSPPAPILLKKAAGIAKGSGVPNRDKVGKVTRKQIDEIVEIKKNDLNASDPDQAAKIIMGTARSMGIEVVD, encoded by the coding sequence ATGTCTAAGAAAGTTATTGGAGAAATTCGTCTGCAACTGCCTGCAGGTGCAGCCAATCCGGCACCGCCTGTCGGTCCGGCACTGGGTGCGCAAGGGGTCAACATTATGGCCTTCTGTAAGGACTTTAATGCGCGGACGAAAGAACAGGCGGGGACCGTGCTTCCCGTCGTCATCACCGTTTACGCTGATCGTTCGTTTAGCTACATCCTGAAGAGCCCCCCGGCCCCGATTCTTTTGAAGAAGGCCGCTGGGATCGCCAAGGGATCGGGTGTACCCAACCGCGACAAGGTGGGTAAGGTCACTCGCAAGCAGATCGACGAGATCGTAGAAATTAAAAAGAACGACCTGAATGCATCCGATCCGGATCAGGCCGCTAAAATCATTATGGGAACCGCCCGCAGCATGGGCATTGAGGTCGTTGACTGA
- the nusG gene encoding transcription termination/antitermination protein NusG — MSGHRWFAVQTLSNQEQKAKSYLDKFVEIEEMGDRVLEVLMPTETVTEVKSGKKSQRTRKFYPGYIFVQMRLYDDDGNLDQEAWYFVKDAQGVINFVGGERPVPLKKEEIDRILKQVTDAEGKERPKVEYEIGEEVKINDGPFSNLTGRIDEVDPDRGRLKVSVSIFGRFTPVDLEYWQVERVEE; from the coding sequence ATGAGCGGCCATCGATGGTTCGCCGTCCAGACCCTTTCGAACCAAGAACAAAAGGCCAAGTCTTACTTGGACAAGTTCGTGGAGATTGAGGAAATGGGCGATCGGGTTTTGGAGGTTTTGATGCCGACCGAGACCGTGACGGAAGTGAAAAGCGGGAAAAAGTCTCAGCGCACCCGTAAATTCTATCCCGGCTACATCTTCGTGCAAATGCGTTTGTACGACGACGACGGGAATCTCGACCAGGAAGCGTGGTACTTCGTGAAAGACGCGCAAGGGGTCATTAATTTTGTTGGAGGCGAACGCCCGGTTCCCCTCAAGAAGGAAGAGATCGATCGGATCCTCAAGCAAGTCACCGACGCCGAGGGCAAGGAACGCCCGAAGGTCGAATACGAGATTGGGGAAGAAGTGAAGATCAACGACGGACCCTTCTCGAACCTCACTGGACGGATCGACGAAGTCGACCCGGATCGGGGACGGCTCAAGGTTTCGGTTTCAATTTTCGGACGGTTTACCCCCGTCGACCTGGAATATTGGCAGGTTGAAAGGGTCGAAGAGTAA
- the secE gene encoding preprotein translocase subunit SecE, translated as MKNPFRSIRTFWKETILELRKASWPTRKELRQYTIVVLIGVAILGAFIGVSDFFLLNSIELVTEWVRPLN; from the coding sequence ATGAAAAACCCATTCCGATCCATTCGAACTTTCTGGAAAGAGACCATTCTCGAACTCCGGAAAGCGTCTTGGCCTACCCGGAAGGAACTCAGGCAGTATACGATTGTGGTTCTGATCGGGGTAGCGATCCTCGGGGCTTTTATCGGCGTATCGGATTTCTTCCTCCTCAACTCGATCGAGTTGGTCACTGAGTGGGTTCGCCCCCTCAACTGA